The region TTATGCGGGAACAAGCCGGCATTCTGGATCACATAACCAATACGGCGGCGCAATTGCACAACATCCATCAGAGCGGTGGATTCGCCATTGAGCAAAATCGTCCCGGATGAGGGCTCCACCAGCCGGTTGATCATGCGTAATGAGGTGGTTTTTCCGCAACCAGACGGCCCCACAAGCACAGTAATTTTGCCTCCTGGCGCGACAAGGTTCAGGCCATCGACCACGACGGTACCGTCGTGATAATGCTTGGTCACATTGTTGAAAGTAATCATCGTTACGCCTTATGGTCATCGTTTGCCGTCCCGTTGTGACGGCAATGCAAAAAAACTTTTGTATATCCTTGTATGTACAACTAGCAAGCCATGTGCCATAACGTCATCGCAACATTGATCATTTAAATAAAACCAATTAAAAACAAATAGATATAAAAACATTGTTAATAAATCCAGCACAACAAAACGAATTCCCTCAGCTTCATTTCCCCACACGCTCGCTTTAAAACAGCGCAGAGATGCACTAAAAATGATCATCTCAACGCTTTAAAGCACAATAGCAGTGCAAAAAAATGCACCAATACCCCTTCTTTCACTACGATCAAAAAAGCCATCAATAACAACGCATTGTTTTATATGTGAAATAAATAAATTGATTAAACTGGCACCTTATGTGCTTATCATGTATATACAAGACGTATACAGCAGCATCGCAACGTCAGTAAGCATGTATTCCGCTATCAAACAGAGAAGGTAAACCGCATGAGTAGTGAATTATCCCGTTATCGTGATGTTGAGATCAGAGCGCCGCGCGGCACGACATTGAATGCGAAAAGCTGGCTGACCGAAGCGCCGCTGCGCATGCTGATGAATAACCTTGATCCCGATGTCGCGGAAAACCCGAAAGAGCTGGTGGTGTATGGTGGGATTGGCCGGGCAGCGCGTAACTGGGAGTGCTTTGACAAAATGGTTGAAGCGCTAAAACAGCTCAATGATGACGAAACGCTGCTGGTGCAATCCGGCAAACCGGTCGGCGTGTTTAAAACCCACAGCAATGCACCGCGCGTACTGATCGCTAACTCAAACCTGGTTCCCCACTGGGCCAACTGGGAGCACTTTAACGAGCTGGACGCTAAAGGGCTGGCGATGTACGGCCAGATGACCGCAGGCTCCTGGATCTATATTGGCAGCCAGGGGATCGTTCAGGGTACGTATGAAACCTTCGTCGAAGCGGGTCGCCAGCACTATAACGGTTCGCTGGTTGGCCGCTGGGTGCTGACCGCAGGTCTGGGCGGCATGGGCGGCGCGCAGCCGCTGGCCGCCACGCTGGCGGGCGCCTGCTCGCTGAACATTGAGTGCCAGCAATCCCGCATCGATTTCCGCCTGCGTACCGGGTATGTGGATGAGCAGGCAACAGATCTGGACGATGCGCTGGCGCGTATTGAACGCTACACCCGTGAAGGTAAAGCCATCTCTGTGGCGCTGCACGGCAATGCGGCAGAAGTTTTACCGGAACTGGTTAAACGCGGCGTTCGCCCCGATCTCGTGACCGATCAAACCAGCGCCCACGATCCGCTAAACGGCTATCTGCCGATTGGCTGGCAGTGGGAAGCGTATCGCGAACGCGCGAAGAGTGAACCGGCAGTGGTGACTCAGGCGGCGAAAGCCTCAATGGCCGAGCACGTTAAAGCAATGCTCGCCTTCCAGCAGCAGGGCATTCCGACCTTCGACTATGGCAACAATATTCGCCAGATGGCGAAAGAGATGGGCGTCAGCAACGCCTTCGATTTCCCGGGTTTTGTGCCCGCCTATATTCGCCCGCTCTTCTGCCGTGGTATTGGGCCATTCCGCTGGGCCGCGCTCTCCGGCGATGCGGAAGATATCTATCGTACCGATGAAAAAGTAAAAGAGCTGATCGCGGATGACGCGCATCTGCACCGCTGGCTGGATATGGCGAAAGAGCGTATCAGTTTCCAGGGCTTACCTGCGCGTATCTGTTGGGTTGGTCTGGGGCAGCGCGCACGTCTGGGGCTGGCGTTTAATGAAATGGTGCGTCGCGGCGAAGTCTCCGCACCAATTGTCATTGGCCGCGATCACCTGGACTCCGGCTCCGTTGCCAGCCCGAACCGCGAAACCGAAGCGATGAAAGATGGCTCCGATGCGGTTTCCGACTGGCCTTTGCTGAATGCGTTGCTCAACACCGCCAGCGGAGCAACCTGGGTTTCTCTGCACCACGGCGGAGGCGTCGGCATGGGCTTCTCGCAACATTCGGGGATGGTTATCGTCTGTGATGGCACGGATGAAGCGGCAGAACGTATTGCCCGCGTACTGCATAACGATCCGGCGACGGGCGTGATGCGCCATGCTGACGCAGGCTATGATTCAGCGGTCGCCTGTGCCAAAGAGCACGGCCTCAATTTACCGATGATTGCAAAGTAAAACCGACGGCGTGGCGATTGCCGCGCCGAACCATGACGGGAGAACGCGGATGCGCATTTTATGGCGTCACTGCCAAATTGCCACCATGGAAGCGGGCAAATACAACCTGATCCCTCGCGGCGCGCTGATCACCGACGGGTCGCAGATCTCATGGCTGGGCGAAGAGGGAACGCAGCCGGATGATGTGGTCGATCGTGAAGTGGATTTGCAGGGGCGGCTGGTTACGCCTGGGTTGATCGATTGCCATAGCCATAGCGTGTTTGGCGGCGATCGCAGCCAGGAATTTGAGATGCGACTCAACGGCGCGAGCTACGCGGAAATCGCCGCAGCAGGCGGCGGCATTATCAGTACCGTGAATGCCACCCGCAACGCCAGCCAGCAACAACTGCTGGAAAGCGCCCGCAAGCGCATTGACGCACTGCGCAAAGAAGGCGTTACGGCGCTTGAGATCAAATCCGGTTATGGCCTCAGCTTTGCCGATGAAAGCAAAATGTTGCAGGTGATCCGCGCGCTTGGCGCAGAAATGCCGCTCACCATCTTCAGCACCTGTCTCGCAGCGCATGCAGTGCCGGGCGAGTATCAGGGGCGCGCTGACGACTACATCGACGAGATTTGCCAGCACTGGCTACCCACCTGGCACGCACAAGGGCTGGTCGATGCGGTTGATGCTTTTTGTGAACATCTGGCCTTTTCACCGCCGCAAGTGGAGCGGGTTTTCCGCAAAGCGCAGCAGCTTGGCTTACCGGTAAAACTGCATGCCGAACAGCTTTCACTGCTGCACGGCGCAGGGCTGGCCGCCCGCTACAGTGCGCTTTCCGCCGATCATCTCGAGTATTTGTGCGAAGAAGATATCGTGCTGATGGCGCAGCACGGCACCACTGCTGTTCTGCTGCCGGGCGCGTTTTACTTTTTACGCGAGAGCCAGCAGCCACCGGTGGCGCTATTACGTAAGCATCAGGTGCCGATGGCCATTTCCAGCGATCTGAACCCCGGTACGTCGCCCGTGTTGTCGCTGCGCCTGATGATGAACATGGCCTGCACGTTGTTCCGTCTGACGCCTGAAGAAGCGCTGGCGGGAGTGACCTGTCATGCCGCCCATGCATTAGGTATCAGTGAACGCTGCGGTACGCTCCAGGCGGGTAAAGAAGCCAGCTTTGTCGCGTGGGATGTGTCTCATCCGGCAGAACTCAGCTACTGGCTGGGAGGAACACTGTCAAAACAGGTTATTTATCAGGGGGAGGAAGTCTGGCATGACTAACGGATTCGAATTACATCAGGGACGGCTGCCGCTACTGGTCAGCATGCCCCATCCCGGCACGCAACTGACACCGGAAATTGCCAGCGGCCTCACCGCGCGGGCACGACGTCTGGAGGATACGGACTGGCATATTCCGCTGCTGTATCAGCCGATTCGCGAGCTTGGCGCCAGCGTGCTGAGCGCTAATTATTCCCGCTATGTGGTGGATTTAAACCGCCCGGCAGATGATAAACCGTTATACGCTACCGCGACCACCGGCCTGTTTCCGGACACCTTTTTTGACGGTGAGTCGCTGTTCGAAGCGGGTAAAGCGCCGGATGACGCCACGAAAGCCGCTATTTTGCATACTGTGTGGCAGCCTTATCACCAAGCGCTGACGCAGGAACTGGCGCGGTTGCGCGACACTTTCGGTTACGCGCTCCTGTGGGATGCACACTCCATCAAATCGGTGGTTCCGCGTTTGTTTGACGGCAAACTGCCGGATCTGAACTTCGGTACTGCCGATGGCGCAAGCTGCGCGCCGGAACTGAGCGCCGCATTACTGGCATGCTGCGAGGCATTTCCGCGCTACACGAAAGTGCTCAACGGCCGCTTCAAAGGCGGGTATATCACCCGCCATTACGGCGCACCGCACCAGAACATCCATGCGATACAACTGGAAGTGGCGCAGTGCTGCTACATGGATGAGACGAGTTTTGCTTTCTCTGAAGAGAAGAGTGAAGCGTTCCGCCAGCTACTGACTTCCCTGATCAACACCGCGCTCGACTGGGGTAAGCAACGACTGTCCCGTTAACATTAAAAGGGATGCGCAAGCATCCCTTCATGACGGGATTCATTCCCGTGTCGTTGAGCCTTTATTTCCCGCCACCGCTTAATCCATTCCAGGCGTGACGCCCGCCCCTGACACCAAAACATTATGCTGGCTTACAGGGGCTCCTTACGTTTTATAACAGCAAAAATGTATTCAATTTCAAAG is a window of Enterobacter sp. R4-368 DNA encoding:
- the hutI gene encoding imidazolonepropionase is translated as MRILWRHCQIATMEAGKYNLIPRGALITDGSQISWLGEEGTQPDDVVDREVDLQGRLVTPGLIDCHSHSVFGGDRSQEFEMRLNGASYAEIAAAGGGIISTVNATRNASQQQLLESARKRIDALRKEGVTALEIKSGYGLSFADESKMLQVIRALGAEMPLTIFSTCLAAHAVPGEYQGRADDYIDEICQHWLPTWHAQGLVDAVDAFCEHLAFSPPQVERVFRKAQQLGLPVKLHAEQLSLLHGAGLAARYSALSADHLEYLCEEDIVLMAQHGTTAVLLPGAFYFLRESQQPPVALLRKHQVPMAISSDLNPGTSPVLSLRLMMNMACTLFRLTPEEALAGVTCHAAHALGISERCGTLQAGKEASFVAWDVSHPAELSYWLGGTLSKQVIYQGEEVWHD
- the hutU gene encoding urocanate hydratase: MSSELSRYRDVEIRAPRGTTLNAKSWLTEAPLRMLMNNLDPDVAENPKELVVYGGIGRAARNWECFDKMVEALKQLNDDETLLVQSGKPVGVFKTHSNAPRVLIANSNLVPHWANWEHFNELDAKGLAMYGQMTAGSWIYIGSQGIVQGTYETFVEAGRQHYNGSLVGRWVLTAGLGGMGGAQPLAATLAGACSLNIECQQSRIDFRLRTGYVDEQATDLDDALARIERYTREGKAISVALHGNAAEVLPELVKRGVRPDLVTDQTSAHDPLNGYLPIGWQWEAYRERAKSEPAVVTQAAKASMAEHVKAMLAFQQQGIPTFDYGNNIRQMAKEMGVSNAFDFPGFVPAYIRPLFCRGIGPFRWAALSGDAEDIYRTDEKVKELIADDAHLHRWLDMAKERISFQGLPARICWVGLGQRARLGLAFNEMVRRGEVSAPIVIGRDHLDSGSVASPNRETEAMKDGSDAVSDWPLLNALLNTASGATWVSLHHGGGVGMGFSQHSGMVIVCDGTDEAAERIARVLHNDPATGVMRHADAGYDSAVACAKEHGLNLPMIAK
- the hutG gene encoding N-formylglutamate deformylase encodes the protein MTNGFELHQGRLPLLVSMPHPGTQLTPEIASGLTARARRLEDTDWHIPLLYQPIRELGASVLSANYSRYVVDLNRPADDKPLYATATTGLFPDTFFDGESLFEAGKAPDDATKAAILHTVWQPYHQALTQELARLRDTFGYALLWDAHSIKSVVPRLFDGKLPDLNFGTADGASCAPELSAALLACCEAFPRYTKVLNGRFKGGYITRHYGAPHQNIHAIQLEVAQCCYMDETSFAFSEEKSEAFRQLLTSLINTALDWGKQRLSR